GAATCTCGTACTGGATGACTCCTGCCGGTACGTTTACGTCAACAATCGCGCCTTTTGCTTTGCCGAGGAGCGCTTGACCTACCGGGGACTCGTTGGAAATCTTGTTGTTCATCGGATCGGATTCAGCAGAACCTACAATCGTGTAATCCATTACATCACCGAACTCGAGATCTTTCAGCTTCACGCGGGAACCAACACTTACAACACCTGTATCTACATCTTCATTTGTGATGATACGGGCATTGCGCAGCATTTTTTCCAGGGTCAGAATGCGGCCTTCAATGAACGCTTGCTCATTCTTTGCTTCTTCGTATTCAGAGTTCTCA
The window above is part of the Brevibacillus antibioticus genome. Proteins encoded here:
- the greA gene encoding transcription elongation factor GreA; the protein is MSEKEVILTPEGLTKLEQELEDLKTVKRKEVAARIKEAISFGDISENSEYEEAKNEQAFIEGRILTLEKMLRNARIITNEDVDTGVVSVGSRVKLKDLEFGDVMDYTIVGSAESDPMNNKISNESPVGQALLGKAKGAIVDVNVPAGVIQYEILDINL